The segment TTAATATTCAATTGTGATCAGTATACGTTAAACTTTGACCTCCTTGGACTAAAAATCCATTGACACCAATGTCTTTTATTTGCGCTTGATTGTCTCTTAACTCAACATTAGCCATTGCCCAACTCATTAagatctagttctttgacccatactctacaaattcattgtattgggctcattagACCAAGATTCCATAcatttgggcttgggccccaaatCGTGCCCatacaattggtgccgtctgtgggaagaacttgtgtgttAGTGAGTGCAACAGTTGGacatggaaggatcaggtctaATCCAGGAAAACCCACGCCAAGCAGGTCCCCAACGGACAGAACCCATAGGGTCCCAGCGATAGGGTAACTTTCCTGGCCCAGAACTTGAACAAAATCAGGAGATTGAAAGGAATCTAGAAGGGAGTGTGCATGTCACCCAGACGAGCAAAAGCCCCTCCCAAGTGGGCAATCACATATCCCAGAGACAAAACAACCACCTAGCCATGTCGTAGGAGATAGATGACTTAAAGAGGAGACTGCGCCCTGCACAGCGGAGGCGGTCCCCTTCCAGCTCCGACATATCCTCTAATGATGAAAAGGACGACAATTACAGGCAGAGATCAAGAACTCCCCCAAGCGAAACCTTCTCTTATGAAGACAAGCACCATCATAGACGAAAGCACAAGGGCCCATCCAGTAAGGGCCTGGGTAATGTTGCCATGAATAAGGCTTTGGATCAAATCTCTAAATCACCCTTCACGCACAAGATAGAAGGGGCTAGGCTACCTCGGCGGTTCCATCAACCTACGTTTACCATTTATAATGGTTGAACGGACCCCGTAAAgcatgtgagccagtttaaTCAAAGAATGGCCATTCACTCCCAAAACGAagctttgatgtgcaaggttttcCCATCCAGCCTAGGACCCGtagcgatgaggtggttcaaccgCTTAAAAATGGACTCCATAGattcctacaagcagctcacccAAGCCTTTGACTCTCATTTCATTACGAAcagcagggttcctcggcctcTAAGTTCGTTGTTGTCATTATCCATGCGTAAGGGAGAAACTCTAAAAGCATACTCAGACAGATATTGGGAAATTTACAATAAGATGGACGGCTACTTTGACGACGTCACCATCAGCACtttcaaaagcggtctcccaACTAAGCACGGCTTAAGAAAATCCTTGACTGGCAAGCCTGTCACCAGCATTCGTCAACTTATGGACCGGATTGACAAATACAAAAGAGTGGAAGAGGACCAACTGCAAGAGAAAGGGAAGGAAAAGATCATCCCTCAAAAGAGGAATGATTTCAGGTCGGAACGATACAACAATAACCATCCGATGAGAGATTTCGTAGGGCACTCAGGATCAACCAACACGCAGACGGTTAACGCTGTATTCAGAGAACCGGTACACCAAGTTTTAGAGAAAGTCAAGAATGAGCCATTTTTCAAATGGCCGAATAAGATGGCTGGAGACTCCACAAAGTGCAACCTGTATTGTTAGTACCACCAGGACCACGGACATATTACAGAAGACTGTAGGAACCTTTGGAACCATttggatcaattggtccgagaagggaaacTGAGGCACCTTTTGCATCCTTCCAGTGGTCATCCAAGCTAGACAAACCAAGAACCTAGGAGAGACATATCTTTAAGACCTCCTATGGGCACGATAAACGTCATCCTTACTGCTCCGGGAAAGGCCAGTTCTTATCCTTCCAGAATAATGTCTGTGGCTCAGCTCTCCATCGAGGACAACAATCGAGAGTCCAAAAAAGCCAGGAAAGGGGCCTCGCTTGTGTTGGGATTCTCGGACGAAGATAAGATCGGAACCATCCAACCCCACGACGACGCTCTAGTAGTTACACTCAGGATCGGGGGGTTTGATGTGAAGAGAGTACTGGTAGATCAGGGTAGTGCtgtggaagtaatgtaccccgacctatacaaggggctgaatttaAAATCCGAAGACCTAACGGCGTACGATTCCCCTTTAGTAAGTTTCGAGGGGAAGATCGTTACTCCAAGGGGCCAGATCAAACTGCCCATACAAACCGGTTCAGACATGGTGGAGGTAGATTTCATTGTGGTCGATGCCTATTCACCttacacagctattgtggcgcgaccttggcttcatgccctaGGGGCTGTCTCTTCTACACTTCACCAGAAGGTGAAATACCCTTCAAAAGGCCGGGTTGAAGAGATTGTGGGAAATCAAACCATGGCCAGACAATGCATGGTGGCTGCCATCTCACGCCAACCCAGTGCTGAGCCCTCGGCCTCTACTAGAAAGGACTTATAGCAATCAGCCGCCCCGGCATTACCTGGTAATGAGCCAGCCGAGGAGGTAAAATGCGAAAATATAGAAAAGGTGATTGTTGACGCTGATCCAGAGAAGTTCTTTCAAGTCGGCTCAAAACTACCTccccaagagaaagaagaactgATTGGGTTTTTCAGAGAAAATGTGGAAGTGTTTGCGTGGGACGCCTACGTGGCCCCAGGGATTGATCCGAGCTTCATCTGCCACCACCTAAACGTTAACCCATCCGTCATTCCCAAAAACCAACCACCCCGATGCCAGTCAAAAGAGCATGCCAACGCTGTTAGGGATGAAGTAACGAAGCTCaaaaaagcaggggctatcaaagaggtcttctACCCTGAGTGGTTAGCTAATACTgtagtggtaaagaagaagagtgggaaaTGGCGAATTTGCGTAgatttcacagacttgaacaaggcgtgcccaaaaGACCCGTTTCCAATGCCTTGGATAGACCAATCAATGGATGCAACTGTAGGCcatcctcgaatgagcttcttTGATGCATTTCAAGGctatcatcaaataccactagccCCGGGTGATCAGGAAAAAATGGCATTCGTGACTCCTATTGGGAATTaccactacaaagtgatgccctttggtttgaagaacGCAGGGTCTACCTACtagaggatgatgactagaaTGTTTGAGCCGCAGGTGGGCAAGAgtattgaagtctacatagaggacatggtagtaaagagtaaagtggtgtccaAGCATGTGGAAGACCTTAGAGTCATTTTTGACATCTTAAGGAAACACAAACTGCGTCTCAAAGCCTCTAAGTGCTCATTTGGTGTCGGGTCCGGCAAATTTTTGGGCTATATGGTGACTCACAGGGGAATTGAGGTGAGCCCAGATCAGATCAAAGCCATTCATAATCTGCAACCTCCTCGGAACCCCAAAGAGGTCCAAAAACTCACTAGAATGATTACAGCCTTGAATCGGTTTATTTCCCGATCTGTAGGTAGGTGCCGACCCTTTTACCTCCTGATGAAcaaatggaaaggatttgagtgATCCGAGGATTTTGCCTTAGCCTTTCAGCGACTTAAAGAATACCTAtcacgaccacccatcatgtccagccctgagACCGACGAGGTTTTGTTCGCCTACATCGCGGTGGCCCCTCACGCTGTAAGCTTGGTATTGATACGAATTGATGGTGGCATACAACAGCCAGTTTACTATGTGagtaaatcattacatgaggccgaggtgcgttATTTACCATTGGAGAAGGCAATTTTGGCAATAGTGCATGCCACGCGAAAACTCCTTCATTACTTCCAAGCGCACACAGTCGTtgttctaactcagcttccaCTTAAGTCGGTACTCCGGAGTGTCGATTACATGGGAAGAATTGCCATGTGGAGCACGGTTCTAGAGGCTTTCgatatcaaatacatgcctcgAACCTCTATCAAGGGCCAGCTCCTCACTGATTTAATAGCCGAATTTGCCGAGCCCCCAATAGAAACAGTAGCAAATGAggaaaacatggatggaaaattggTTGGCACAATCTCTGCACAAGGAGCCTCACACTGGAAAGTGTACATTTATGGCGCAGTAAACCAAAGGGGGTCCAGGGTGGGGCTAGTTCTAATATCCTCTAAGAAGATTACCATAGAAAAATCATTGAGACTAGGGTTCTCGGCCATGAACAACGAAGCCAAATATTAGGCTTTATTGTAAGGAATGGCCATGGTGTAGAAAATGGGCAGGAAAGCGATGGAAGtgttctcggactccagattggTTGTGGGCCAAATGAAGGGCGAGCTAGAAGCCAGAGATGTGAGAATGCAGGAGTACCTGAGTCAGGTCAGGCGCTTGCAATCGGATTTTGAATTCTTCAACTTGACACACGTCTCTAGGAGTGGAAATACGCATGCGGATTCattggccactcttgccacgtcctcggagCAGGGTTTACCTCAAATCATCCTTGTTGAGGACTTGTACAGGGCAGATGTAGTCAAGAAGGACATGGTTCGAATCCATCAAGTCAGAGTGAGTCCGAGTTGGATGGATCTCATAGTAAGCTTTCTTAAAGTTAATGCACTACCAGAAGAGAAATCAGAAGTCGAGAAAATACGAAGAAAAGCTCCTCAGTTCTGGCTGTCCGAGGATCACAAGTTGTACAAGCGCTCCTATTCTAGGCCGTATCTGCTATGTATACACCCCGAAGTGTCAGAGCTACTACTCgaagagttgcatgagggaATTTGCGGGAGTCACACAGGAGGAAGATCACTGACACACAGAGCCATCACTCGAGGATATTGGTGGTCGGGTAAGCAAAAGGAAGCCCAAGAATACGCCAAGAAGTGAGATCAATGCCAGAGGTTTGCTCCAAATACCCACCAACCGAGAGGGGTCCTCAACCCCCTTTCCAGTCCTTGgtcgttcgctcagtggggccTAGATATTGTAGGCCCTTTCCCCAAAGCGTTAGGAAATATGTTAGTCGGCACAAactatttcaccaaatgggtcgaaACTGAGCCcctggccaacatcagggacgtggatgcaAAGAAATTTATATGGAAGAACATCGTTACTCAATTTGGAGTCCCTCATGCCCTTGTCTCGGAtaatggccttcaatttgatagcaaggccttcAGGAGATACTGTTGCAACCTAGGAATTACAAACCAATATTCCACTCCGGCCTACCCCCAAGGGAATGGGCAAGTTGAGGCTGTTAATAAGGTCATAGTCAATGGGTTGAAAAAGAGATTAGATGATGcgaagggaagatgggtggaagagctgccACACGTCCTATGGACGTATTAGACTACACCACGATGGTCAACAGGAGAGACTCCCTTTTCCATGACTTATAGGGCCAAGGCTGTCCTCCCCCTAGAGACTAGCTTCCTAACGCTAAGAACGGGCACCTTCACTCCAAGCAACAACAACGAACTACTAGGAAGGAGTTTggatttaattgaagaaaaaagagaaaaggcaaTGATTCAACTAGCCTATTACCACCAGAAACTCAAGCAGGGGTATGATACCAATGTAAAACTATGGCCACTAGCACTAGGAGAcctggtgctgaggaaagtttTGGGTAATGCCAAGAACCCGTCCTGGGGAAAgctggggcccaattgggaaggtccATATCGTATCACTTCAATAGCAGGAATAGGTGCATATCATTTGgaagacttagatgagaaaGCTGTACCccgtccatggaatgtaaataacctaagaatgtattattattaataaaagcagTTTTGCTTGCactatgatttattgtaattgCACGTCATGCAGTTCGTATCTATCCatgtgttaaacagaacctaagtcctgcatggctccttggaccacaagcttaggggaaattaataacttatggcatctattcaAGTGTTAAATAAATcctaaatcctgcatggctcctcgaaccacaagcttaggggaaattagttaaataaaacctaagtcctgcatggctccttggaccacaggcttaggggaaattaataacttatagCATCTAttcaagtgttaaacaaaaccaaagtcctgcatggctcctcggaccacaagtttaagggaaattaataacttatggcatctattcaagtgttaaacagaacctaagtcctgcatggcttctcggaccacaggcttaggggaaattaatgacttatggcatctattcaagtgttaaatagaacccaagtcctgcatggctcctcggaccacaggcttaggggaaattaataacttatggcatctattcaGGTGCTAAACAGGTCAAACGAATCTTAAAATGGGTCAGGTCTTTTGAACCACGTGTGGGGATGAAACTATGCATTCCGTAATCTTAAAATGCATATATGTGAATTTTTAAACAGGACTTAAAGCCTAAACAGACCCAAGGCAAATTTAAACCTATACTTATGTGCAATATTCAGACTGTCTGCCCCTTTTTACTTTTCCGCATGAAATAATTCTATGCATGTCAGTCTTTATTACCTAAGATTCACTTCACAATTTTACCCTTGACACTTAGTCATATCGgcaaacaaaatattattgtaaACTCTAATTGAAGGCACAGTTACATCAATTCAGAGCTATgcaataaatttcaaataacatCAGGCAAAAGGACAAAGGATGAAAGgaagagcattctcattaagTAACAAAGATAGTACATTACGCTCAGACGTGATgtctttaaaacaaaaacaaagatacACTTCTACTACAAATGATATTACGAGAAAAACCCTAAGGAGCAGGAGGGTCTTCATTTTGGCCTGGTTAAGAAGGAGGAACATCCTTGGCTTGGGGGTCAACTCCATGATCCTCAGCCTCTGCAGCCTTCTCCTTGGTGGCATCCTTTGATTTGGcagagagtttttccctttgcCTTTCTCGCCCTCGGCTCCCTGGCCTTGGTCCGCAACTTGGCTAGACCCCTTTGTAGTTTCAGCTAACAGGATAGCATCTAGGATAGCCGTAGGTTGCTCGGAAGATTCTAGGGCATCGGTAGGGACCTCCCGAATCTCTGAGGGGTAGAAGATGCTTTCAGGCAGCCTCCAAACAGAGTCTACAGGGACACCCGCAACGTTGAGGGCCTTGTCCCATGTAACGCTACAGTAGTCCCTGCATACCTCTGATAGCTCCTCAGCAAGCCTTACTTGCGTCTCCTCCACGCCAAGTTGGTAGGCAGCTCTCTTCTCGGCCTCGGCTGCTTCCTTAGCCAGCCGGGTTTCTTCCTTGGCCTTCTGCAACGCAGCTTTGAGATCTAAGACAGCCTGTTTCTCAGTGGCTAGATTGATCTCAGTCACATGCAACTTCTGGCACTGATCCTCAACTTGCTTCTCCGCGGTTTTCAAGCCAACCTCGGCACTCAGACGAGATGATTGTGCCTCCTTTAGCTTCTCAGTTAGCTCGTATTGCTCCTGCTTGATAGCCCTTAGTGGTTTCTCTATCTCGGCATGAGAGAGGGCTTCAGCATTGGCCCGCGCATCCCGATACCACTCCTCGGccacaaaaaaattgttgagtAATCTGCCTAAAGATCACAAAAATACATGAGTTAGAACAAAATATGATTCAGTATTTATGTGTGTAAAGGGATAAGTTTCCTTACCATCGCAAGATCCCTCTTTAGGGATAGGAAAGGTTCATTTTGCGAGAAATGCCTGTAAGCGTCCATGTCCCTGGGAAGGAGCATGGGCTGCTCTAGGGCTTCAACAATGTATCCTGCTCGACCCCTCTGGTATTCTTGGATAGAGGCATTCCAAGGAATTGGTGCCCCATCCACCTCGAGCCGAGGACTCCAAGTAGGCTGTGCCACGTGCACTTCAGCTCTATCCTGCTCCTCATGGCTGGCCACAGACTGGGATCTCTTGTCCCGAGGTTCCTGGATCACCTTTTGATGTTTTGTGTCATGCCGAGGACCCACCTCGCCTTCCTCGAGCAACTTGGctggcctcttcttcttcaagtcagGGTTAGCATTTAGGCCGAGGTCGGCGGGGACCTGTGGAGGAGCAGGAGGAAGATTAGAGGGAGCTTGAGACTTAATGGATGCCTTCGAGCTTGACTCTTTTCCCCTGGCAGCCATGAGCTCCCTTAGGCTTTTATTGACCTTGTTCAAGGCCATGATATCTTCCTCTTCGTTAGATGAGTTGTTCGGGTAGGCGATCACAAGGAGAAGGGCGCAAATGCCGGAGTTTTTGTCTAACTTACCCTTGGCGTCCGAAAGGTTAATCAAAGGAGCCTTTGGATTGTTTTCTTCAAAATAGAACTTGTCTATCTCCTCCTCTAATGAAAGGCGAGATGAGTCAATCTCCTCTTCAATAAATGCTGCGGCTTTGAGATGGTCTTGTGGAGGTGGTTGTGCAGCTGGTGGAAGGTTTTGTGGAACTAGCAAGGTGGTTAGGCGGAAGATCCCTTCGAGCCAAAAATCCTGGCTTAGAGACATCGATCTGAGCTAACCTTGAACTCCCAGCTCTTATTGATTGGCCAATGTCCTGAAAGACGCGGGACAGAGGCTCGTAACCTAAGATCAGATAAGTGGCTCACAGTTGTCTGTCCTCACTTACAAAGATCTCCAACCTCAGAAGGTAATTAAGGGCCTGAACGTTGGTATGGCTGAGCCGCAGAGCAATGTGGGCTTTATCTGCAAAATAGCCGAGAAGGGAATTATGGTCAAAATCGCTAAAAGGATATTTTCTaccaaaagaagatgaagtgcCAAGCAAAAGGAATAAAGCTAAAAGGTTAAGTCCCCTTCCAAAGGGACTGATCCTAAAGGTACCACACCTAGAtctcctgcccgagttggacgaTGAAGACCGTCGCTCCATTCCCTTGAGGCAATCAGGTAGTCATCCTTCATACCCGTATTGGACTTGGGGAGACAGGATATCAGCCTAACGTCCTCAGATCGGGATTTAAGGTAGTAACCCGTACTGGCAAGCTACTCGTACATGTGAACCACATCATGCCACGTGAGCCCTAAGCCCATCTGTTCGTTCAGGGCATCTACGAAGCCCAAGACCCTAAATAGGTTGAGGGTGCATTGGTGGGGGGTCAACCTATGGTTAATCAAGTAGTCTCGGGctatcctacgcatgggaagtgtcattcctccctctatgaaagcgaTCATGGGAATGATGAATTGACCCATATCTCTACCGGTCAGTACTCGATCCGGGGGGCAATATTCTAAAACCACCCCTTATGGAATACGATACCTCGCTCTAAAACCCTCCATACCGACAGGGTAATATAAGATGTCCGCCGAACGTCCATTGTCTACCAACACCCTTCTAGTCGTATAATCAGCTATGAGAAAAGTGATGACGATCGCGTCGTCATATGGGTGGTGAACCCTTTTAGCATCCTCGTCGTGAACATAATGGCTTGCTCCTCTGTTACCCTCATCCTTGGGGGTCATCCAGAAAGTTGGACGTTTTGTACTACCTTCAAGTACATCTTCCTCAACTTGGAAGATTGTCCTGCTGAGGTCCCTCCTATAATAACTCTTATTTCTCCAAGTGGGGGTCATAACGACTCTTCTAGCTTTCCCTTCAACTTCTCGTCCTTGTGATCTTGTCCAagaaaatttctcaattttcctTGCCTGATGAGATTCTCTATCTACTGCTTCAAATCAGAACACTCGTTCATGTCATGTCCATGATCTATgtggaagcggcaatacttgttcctattgcgcttgttgggatctcctttcattttttttcagtCACTTCAAGGATGGATCATCCTTTATTTGCATTGATTTGCATAAGCACTTGTTCAAGTGGCATGTTCAAGGGCGTATATTGCTGACTCTGTGCTGAAGAACTTGCCCTCTTGTTGTCTCGATCTTTCTCCTCTCCCATCCGGGCCTTCTTTGGATGAGGACCCTGCTCAAGGTGGCACAGGAGATCTGCTTCCATTCGCtcagctctctttctcttcttagTTATAATTATGTCCTCTACATTCATGAAGTTTTGGGCTGAATGGACAAGTTCATCCATGGTTTGAGGCTCTTGCTCATAAAGTTTACGGATGAATAAATCAGAATTAAATCCATTATGGAAGGCtgccaataacaacttgtcgtCCATCTCATCTATCGTCAGGGCTTCCCTATTGAAACGAGTAATGAAGGATTGCAAGCTTTCATTTTGCCCTTGCTCTATGGTTAACAAGCCGGACGAGGAATGCTTATACCTTTATCCTCCGATAAAATTGTTGACAAACAACTTACTCAAT is part of the Quercus robur chromosome 9, dhQueRobu3.1, whole genome shotgun sequence genome and harbors:
- the LOC126701051 gene encoding uncharacterized protein LOC126701051 — protein: MDSIDSYKQLTQAFDSHFITNSRVPRPLSSLLSLSMRKGETLKAYSDRYWEIYNKMDGYFDDVTISTFKSGLPTKHGLRKSLTGKPVTSIRQLMDRIDKYKRVEEDQLQEKGKEKIIPQKRNDFRSERYNNNHPMRDFVGHSGSTNTQTVNAVFREPVHQVLEKVKNEPFFKWPNKMAGDSTKCNLYC
- the LOC126701052 gene encoding uncharacterized protein LOC126701052, whose product is MSVAQLSIEDNNRESKKARKGASLVLGFSDEDKIGTIQPHDDALVVTLRIGGFDVKRVLVDQGSAVEVMYPDLYKGLNLKSEDLTAYDSPLVSFEGKIVTPRGQIKLPIQTGSDMVEVDFIVVDAYSPYTAIVARPWLHALGAVSSTLHQKVKYPSKGRVEEIVGNQTMARQCMVAAISRQPKKFFQVGSKLPPQEKEELIGFFRENVEVFAWDAYVAPGIDPSFICHHLNVNPSVIPKNQPPRCQSKEHANAVRDEVTKLKKAGAIKEVFYPEWLANTVVVKKKSGKWRICVDFTDLNKACPKDPFPMPWIDQSMDATVGHPRMSFFDAFQGYHQIPLAPGDQEKMAFVTPIGNYHYKVMPFGLKNAGSTY